The region GGGCGAGGAGGAAGAAGGTGAGGAGGCGCGTCATGGTGATGGGTTGAGTCCGGGTTGGGGGGATTTGGACATTTCTTTTGCGTCAGGTAAGGATCAAGAGGTCCAGGCCGTTGGGGCGATAGCGCTCAAATCCTTGATCGAAGGTGACGAGGCGCATGCGGCTGCAGATGGCAAAGGCGGCGAGCCATGCATCCATCCATACTTTTGGTGACGGGGTTTCGCGATCCGAAAGTTGCAGCCAGAGGGCTTCGATGCCGATGGGTTCGGGGGCGATGTGAACGTAGGGAAGGACAAGCCATTGTGCCAGGGCTTCGCGGGAGCCTCGGTTGCTGAGAGGGGTATAATCGGGGGCGATTTTTTGGGTGAGCAGTCGCAGAAAACCGATTTGAGTAGCGCGGCAGAACTCGACGGAGTCGCCTTCAGAAAGGTGGTCGAAGAAGATTTTGGCGGAGGCGTGCTGGGTGTGGGTGGCGAGTGCGCCTGCGATGAAGACGTTGAGGTCGCAGAGGTGTTTCACGGAAGGTCGAGATCAGCGGTGGATTCGAGCTGGTAGATTTGTTCGGAAGTGATTGGGGTTCCTCCATGGAGGGTGGGAATGAGGGGCAGTTTCATTTTTTCGGCTGGCTTTCGAAAACTGGGAGGACCTCCGCCCCGCACCACGTTGGAGAGGGCTTCGTTGACGAGGTCTTTCATTTTTCGTCCGGTCAAAGCGGCGAGGGCTTTGGTTTCGCGGTAAAGTTCGTCGTCAATTTCAAGAGTGGTTTTCACTTTCCCAGATTCCCATATTACCAGAATTAGGTCAATAGGGAGTCCATCGCGGGCGGTTTTTTTGAGTCGATGGACTGCTTTTCTTTTCTTAGGATCGTGTTCGCCGCTTGAATGAGGGCGGACTCTGCGTTTTAGACAGTCTCCCACTTCCGATGATTTTTGCCTCCATTCCCGACCCAAGCCGCAGCGGCGATGTGCTGTTTGCGTTTTTGAGCATTCTTTTTGAGGGGGCACCCTACATTCTGATTGGGACGCTGATTTCAGGGCTGATTGATGCGTTTTTGCCGGCGAAGTTTTTGGAGCGGATGCTGCCGAAAAACCGAGTGGCGGCGACATT is a window of Phragmitibacter flavus DNA encoding:
- a CDS encoding TA system VapC family ribonuclease toxin: MKHLCDLNVFIAGALATHTQHASAKIFFDHLSEGDSVEFCRATQIGFLRLLTQKIAPDYTPLSNRGSREALAQWLVLPYVHIAPEPIGIEALWLQLSDRETPSPKVWMDAWLAAFAICSRMRLVTFDQGFERYRPNGLDLLILT
- a CDS encoding type II toxin-antitoxin system VapB family antitoxin; this translates as MKTTLEIDDELYRETKALAALTGRKMKDLVNEALSNVVRGGGPPSFRKPAEKMKLPLIPTLHGGTPITSEQIYQLESTADLDLP